A single Glycine soja cultivar W05 chromosome 14, ASM419377v2, whole genome shotgun sequence DNA region contains:
- the LOC114382980 gene encoding chloroplastic lipocalin-like, translating into MVELLLRASPPPLHPSSYPRQCRTVSGRTLVKCSLEVPSKVLTKHVLSGLAASLIFISPANQTIAADLSRAPNNLCQLASASENTVASPFENEKGSNLMMMRGMTAKDFDPVRYSGRWFEVASLKRGFAGQGQEDCHCTQGVYTFDREAPSIQVDTFCVHGGPNGFITGIRGRVQCLSEEDLEKTETQLEKQEMIKEKCYLRFPTLPFIPKEPYDVIATDYDNFSLVSGAKDQSFIQIYSRTPNPGPEFIQKYKSYLANYGYDPSKIKDTPQDCEVMSNSQLAAMMSMSGMQQALTNQFPDLGLNAPIELNPFTSVFDTLKKLLELYFKQ; encoded by the exons ATGGTAGAGCTTCTTCTACGAGCATCACCTCCTCCACTTCACCCTTCTTCTTATCCGAG ACAATGCAGGACAGTGTCAGGAAGGACATTGGTGAAGTGCTCATTGGAAGTCCCAAGTAAGGTTCTGACAAAGCATGTCTTATCCGGGCTTGCTGCTTCCTTGATATTTATTTCTCCAGCAAATCAG ACTATTGCAGCAGATCTATCTCGTGCACCAAATAATCTATGCCAACTTGCCAGTGCCAGTGAGAACACAGTTGCTTCACCATTTGAGAATGAAAAAGGTTCAAATCTAATGATGATGAGAGGAATGACAGCGAAGGACTTTGACCCTGTAAGATATTCAGGAAGATGGTTTGAAGTTGCTTCACTTAAACGTGGATTTGCGGGACAAGGCCAAGAAGACTGTCATTGCACTCAG GGTGTATATACATTTGATAGGGAAGCACCATCTATCCAAGTTGATACCTTTTGTGTTCATGGAGGCCCTAATGGATTTATAACTGGAATTAGGGGAAGGGTTCAATGTCTTTCAGAAGAAGATTTGGAGAAAACTGAGACACAGCTAGAGAAGCaggaaatgataaaagaaaaatgctatCTCCGCTTTCCTACATTGCCATTCATTCCCAAGGAACCTTATGATGTGATTGCTACTGATTATGACAATTTTTCTCTTGTTTCCGGAGCTAAGGATCAAAGTTTTATTCAG ATATACTCAAGGACACCTAACCCTGGACCTGAATTTATACAGAAGTACAAGTCTTACCTTGCAAACTATGGATATGATCCAAGCAAAATTAAAGATACACCTCAGGATTGTGAAGTAATGTCCAATAGTCAGTTGGCAGCTATGATGTCTATGTCTGGAATGCAGCAGGCACTTACTAACCAATTTCCTGATCTAGGACTCAACGCCCCTATTGAGCTTAATCCTTTCACAAGTGTGTTTGACACTTTGAAGAAGCTTCTTGAGCTTTATTTTAAGCAGTAa
- the LOC114383430 gene encoding uncharacterized protein LOC114383430 yields the protein MAQSLKGIKGGGGSIKLGTTGTISSLMTRELDHISSASKKQVSSARSKTQTLPVSVPCGSTTQKRLQQRKSSVEAGSSGSSKITNRRGPGNVMPQKTKTNGRNTQRIPMLGSDKCSVVRTSVREKNDKKIPNIVEIVDIKCGNAEKAWATPLASRLKKLGFSKLSESII from the coding sequence GAGGAGGATCCATCAAGCTAGGCACCACTGGAACAATAAGTTCCTTAATGACAAGGGAATTGGATCACATCTCTTCTGCATCAAAGAAGCAGGTATCTTCAGCAAGAAGTAAAACTCAAACACTTCCTGTTTCTGTTCCCTGTGGTAGTACAACCCAAAAAAGACTACAACAAAGAAAATCATCAGTTGAAGCCGGTAGCAGTGGAAGCAGTAAAATTACAAACCGTAGAGGACCTGGCAATGTCATGCCccagaaaacaaaaactaatgGCAGAAATACACAGAGAATACCCATGCTAGGTTCTGATAAATGTTCAGTGGTCAGAACTTCAGTGAGggagaaaaatgataaaaagataCCTAACATTGTTGAAATTGTGGACATAAAATGTGGGAATGCAGAAAAGGCTTGGGCTACACCTTTGGCAAGTCGTCTTAAGAAGCTCGGTTTTTCGAAGCTATCCGAGAGCATTATCTAG